From the genome of Nicotiana sylvestris chromosome 2, ASM39365v2, whole genome shotgun sequence, one region includes:
- the LOC138885422 gene encoding uncharacterized protein, whose translation MAGNEATQLEHNHPLFLQASYAPALVLVPIKLTGPENYAVWSRAMKLALRGKCKLGFVDGTTVANELMLGIVFASKKVWSDFKEKFDRCSLTRIYHLWTEIATLKQGTDSVTTNYSRMSDLWNALDVLAPKSSCDCKERRPSLELLEQIRLLQFLMGLNESYSNVRSNVLMKRPVVSVNEAYAIVIREESQRSLGVGDINRDPLTMMAGKT comes from the exons ATGGCAGGAAATGAGGCAACTCAACTTGAACACAATCATCCACTCTTTCTTCAAGCTTCATATGCTCCTGCGTTAGTATTAGTCCCAATAAAGCTCACAGGGCCAGAAAATTATGCCGTGTGGAGCAGGGCGATGAAATTAGCTCTGAGGGGAAAATGTAAGCTGGGATTTGTGGATGGAAC CACAGTTGCGAATGAATTGATGCTGGGAATTGTGTTTGCATCAAAGAAAGTATGGAGTGATTTCAAAGAAAAGTTTGATAGATGCAGTTTAACGAGAATCTATCACTTGTGGACAGAAATAGCTACTCTAAAACAAGGTACAGATTCAGTAACAACCAATTATTCTAGAATGAGCGATTTGTGGAATGCATTAGATGTGCTGGCCCCTAAATCTTCCTGTGATTGTAAGGAGCGTAGACCTTCACTTGAACTTCTAGAGCAAATTAGGTTACTGCAGTTTCTTATGGGTCTGAATGAGAGCTATAGCAATGTTAGGAGCAATGTTCTCATGAAGAGACCAGTTGTTTCAGTAAACGAGGCCTATGCGATAGTAATTCGGGAGGAAAGTCAGAGATCACTAGGAGTTGGTGACATAAACAGAGATCCCCTCACTATGATGGCAGGAAAGACTTAG
- the LOC104243272 gene encoding mitogen-activated protein kinase kinase kinase 20-like — translation MDWVRGEAVGHGSFGKVSFAIPRKQSTQAMVVKSSAASRSTTLMNEKTILDELKSCPNIIRCLGDNYSYENGEKLYNVLLEYAAGGDLSNKLKNSGDHRLPEFEVKKYTKALLKGLHYIHKTGYVHCDIKLQNILLGDDGQVKIADFGLAKRVESKKDDNLRCELRGTPLYMAPEMVTGGEQGTPADIWALGCVVAEMAAGVPVWNYSNITQLLMTIGVGDELPEFPAKLSEQGKDFLEKCFVKDPRKRWTAEMLLNHPFVADQHYDDATVTLNDETCGSGTPSTSPRCPFDFPDWVSDASAESSAACSITSLPSPAIQELLNLNGGSWSTAPAERLRVLVGERRPESDWSAADDWVSVR, via the coding sequence ATGGATTGGGTTAGAGGTGAAGCTGTAGGTCATGGAAGCTTTGGTAAAGTGAGTTTTGCAATACCCAGAAAGCAGAGCACTCAAGCTATGGTGGTCAAATCTTCTGCCGCTTCTCGTTCAACTACACTAATGAACGAGAAGACAATTTTGGATGAGCTTAAAAGTTGCCCCAATATTATCCGCTGCCTTGGCGACAACTATTCCTACGAAAATGGCGAAAAGTTGTACAATGTCTTATTGGAATATGCTGCAGGGGGTGATTTATCAAATAAGCTCAAGAATTCAGGTGATCATAGATTGCCGGAATTTGAAGTCAAGAAATACACCAAGGCCTTATTGAAAGGGCTACACTATATCCACAAGACTGGTTATGTTCACTGTGATATTAAGCTTCAAAATATTCTTTTAGGCGATGATGGTCAAGTCAAAATTGCTGATTTTGGGTTGGCAAAGAGGGTCGAATCAAAGAAAGATGATAACTTGCGATGTGAATTAAGGGGTACTCCGTTGTACATGGCGCCGGAAATGGTTACCGGCGGCGAACAGGGGACTCCCGCCGATATCTGGGCACTTGGGTGTGTGGTTGCTGAGATGGCAGCAGGAGTTCCAGTCTGGAATTACTCAAATATAACCCAACTACTGATGACAATTGGAGTTGGTGATGAGTTGCCTGAATTTCCCGCGAAGTTATCGGAACAAGGAAAAGATTTTCTAGAGAAGTGTTTTGTGAAAGACCCAAGAAAGAGATGGACGGCTGAGATGCTTCTGAACCATCCCTTTGTTGCTGATCAACATTACGATGATGCCACTGTTACATTGAATGACGAAACATGCGGGAGTGGCACTCCTTCGACTTCTCCTAGGTGCCCATTTGATTTCCCAGATTGGGTATCTGATGCCTCTGCTGAATCCTCAGCAGCCTGTTCAATTACATCTCTGCCCTCGCCGGCAATTCAAGAATTGCTGAATTTAAACGGCGGGTCATGGTCCACAGCGCCGGCTGAGAGGTTGCGAGTATTAGTTGGTGAACGCAGACCTGAATCTGACTGGTCTGCTGCTGATGACTGGGTCAGCGTTAGATGA